Proteins encoded together in one Piliocolobus tephrosceles isolate RC106 chromosome 15, ASM277652v3, whole genome shotgun sequence window:
- the LOC111523440 gene encoding uncharacterized protein LOC111523440, protein MAGLRKVGRGKVWPPGENGRLVPEAQHGRERPGVQTAPWGGPAAASPLTPERRAAPRPGAFSTRPRLGGAPPQIRPERLPRCLASRRESPRASSPVTWFSESPASGPLIFKPGFFDAELPPSPNGRAFQGDQVGLLPNSRSCSAPAKPWERFHSPLSPCHSPVTPRKLLFAQKLLKNSPGCHVLAWTANPTELQFGGRGVGSPELACSWRRSRRGLVGERHSLETFGSFGNLGDHVRKEAYPLPSAVCSPGSPSMPHALELFLGVCSLFIRAERRRSPGYPVRLWHPRVSNASSGLSHKSGVFLPS, encoded by the exons ATGGCGGGGTTGAGGAAGGTGGGCAGAGGCAAGGTTTGGCCCCCAGGGGAGAACGGACGCCTTGTCCCGGAAGCGCAGCACGGCCGAGAGCGTCCGGGGGTGCAGACAGCGCCCTGGGGTGGTCCTGCCGCCGCCTCTCCTTTGACTCCGGAGCGCCGCGCCGCGCCGCGTCCGGGCGCGTTCTCA ACTAGACCAAGGCTCGGCGGGGCCCCACCCCAGATCCGGCCAGAGCGCCTTCCGCGCTGCTTGGCCTCAAGGCGTGAGTCACCAAGGGCCTCAAGTCCCGTGACTTGGTTCTCAGAATCTCCGGCCTCGGGCCCATTAATCTTCAAACCCGGCTTTTTCGACGCCGAGCTGCCGCCCAGCCCCAACGGCAGGGCCTTCCAGGGAGACCAAGTCGGACTGCTCCCCAACTCCCGCAGCTGCTCGGCCCCTGCAAAACCCTGGGAGCGTTTCCACTCTCCCTTGAGCCCATGCCACTCCCCTGTCACTCCTAGGAAACTCCTTTTTGCGCAGAAACTCCTGAAGAACAGCCCTGGCTGCCACGTACTCGCCTGGACTGCAAACCCCACAGAGCTTCAATTCGGAGGAAGAGGAGTGGGGAGCCCTGAGCTGGCGTGTTCCTGGAGGAGGTCGAGGAGGGGGCTAGTGGGGGAGAGGCATTCCCTGGAAACGTTTGGAAGCTTTGGTAATCTTGGAGACCATGTCAGGAAAGAAGCGTACCCATTGCCGTCCGCGGTGTGCTCACCTGGGTCCCCATCAATGCCCCACGCACTCGAGCTCTTCCTGGGCGTCTGCAGCCTCTTCATCCGCGCGGAGAGGCGGAGGTCTCCCGGATACCCAGTCCGACTGTGGCACCCCAGAGTGTCCAATGCGAGCTCAGGCCTTTCCCACAAGTCTGGAGTTTTCTTACCCAGTTGA
- the LBX2 gene encoding transcription factor LBX2 isoform X2: protein MGKRTSLEVIIAELGGEKCRGGRRSFPPLAASPPAHPGGWRWEHRDLCKTTSRAQNNSQACRAPRRAAADALGAGPAGRKRRKSRTAFTAQQVLELERRFVFQKYLAPSERDGLATRLGLANAQVVTWFQNRRAKLKRDVEEMRADVASLRALSPEVLCSLALPDGAPDPSLCLGAAGPDSRPQLSDEEIQVDD, encoded by the exons ATGGGAAAAAGGACTTCCCTAGAAGTGATTATTGCGGAGTTGGGTGGAGAAAAGTGTCGGGGAGGGCGTCGGAGTTTCCCACCGCTGGCTGCTTCCCCACCCGCACACCCGGGAGGGTGGCGGTGGGAGCACAGAGATCTTTGCAAAACAACGTCCAGGGCGCAAAACAACTCACAGGCCTGCCGCGCCCCAA GGCGGGCAGCCGCGGATGCGCTGGGCGCTGGCCCTGCCGGCCGCAAACGGCGCAAGTCACGCACGGCGTTCACCGCGCAACAGGTGCTGGAGCTGGAGCGGCGCTTCGTCTTCCAGAAGTACCTGGCTCCGTCCGAGCGAGACGGGCTAGCTACACGACTAGGCCTGGCCAACGCGCAAGTGGTCACTTGGTTCCAGAACCGACGAGCCAAGCTCAAGCGCGACGTGGAGGAGATGCGCGCCGACGTCGCCTCGCTACGCGCGCTGTCCCCCGAAGTCCTGTGCAGCTTAGCACTGCCCGACGGCGCTCCAGATCCCAGCCTCTGCCTCGGAGCCGCCGGCCCTGACTCCCGGCCCCAACTGTCAGACGAAGAGATACAGGTGGACGATTGA
- the LBX2 gene encoding transcription factor LBX2 isoform X1 — protein sequence MNSGREPRTPRTLLSIADILAPGMVRRAPSAPQLPESGPGPTSPLCALEELTSKTFRGLDARAPQPSEGRAAADALGAGPAGRKRRKSRTAFTAQQVLELERRFVFQKYLAPSERDGLATRLGLANAQVVTWFQNRRAKLKRDVEEMRADVASLRALSPEVLCSLALPDGAPDPSLCLGAAGPDSRPQLSDEEIQVDD from the exons ATGAACTCGGGACGCGAGCCCCGAACACCCCGGACACTCTTAAGCATCGCAGACATCCTAGCCCCGGGCATGGTCCGCCGAGCACCCTCTGCGCCGCAGCTTCCAGAGTCGGGTCCGGGTCCAACCTCGCCGCTGTGCGCGCTGGAGGAGCTGACTAGTAAAACTTTCCGCGGACTTGACGCGCGCGCTCCGCAACCCTCTGAAG GGCGGGCAGCCGCGGATGCGCTGGGCGCTGGCCCTGCCGGCCGCAAACGGCGCAAGTCACGCACGGCGTTCACCGCGCAACAGGTGCTGGAGCTGGAGCGGCGCTTCGTCTTCCAGAAGTACCTGGCTCCGTCCGAGCGAGACGGGCTAGCTACACGACTAGGCCTGGCCAACGCGCAAGTGGTCACTTGGTTCCAGAACCGACGAGCCAAGCTCAAGCGCGACGTGGAGGAGATGCGCGCCGACGTCGCCTCGCTACGCGCGCTGTCCCCCGAAGTCCTGTGCAGCTTAGCACTGCCCGACGGCGCTCCAGATCCCAGCCTCTGCCTCGGAGCCGCCGGCCCTGACTCCCGGCCCCAACTGTCAGACGAAGAGATACAGGTGGACGATTGA
- the PCGF1 gene encoding polycomb group RING finger protein 1, with amino-acid sequence MASPQGGQIAIAMRLRNQLQSVYKMDPLRNEEEVRVKIKDLNEHIVCCLCAGYFVDATTITECLHTFCKSCIVKYLQTSKYCPMCNIKIHETQPLLNLKLDRVMQDIVYKLVPGLQDSEEKRIREFYQSRGLDRVTQPSGEEPALSNLGLPFSSFDHSKAHYYRYDEQLNLCLERLSSGKDKNKSVLQNKYVRCSVRAEVRHLRRVLCHRLMLNPQHVQLLFDNEVLPDHMTMKQIWLSRWFGKPSPLLLQYSVKEKRR; translated from the exons ATGGCGTCTCCTCAGGGGGGCCAGATTGCGATCGCGATGAGGCTTCGGAACCAGCTCCAGTCAGTGTACAAGATGGACCCGCTACGGAACGAG GAGGAAGTTCGAGTGAAGATCAAAGACTTGAATGAACACATTGTTTGCTGCCTATGCGCTGGCTACTTCGTGGATGCCACCACCATCACAGAGTGTCTTCATACTT tcTGCAAGAGTTGTATTGTGAAGTACCTCCAAACTAGCAAGTACTGCCCCATGTGCAACATTAAGATCCACGAGACACAGCCACTGCTCAACCTCAAACTGGACCGGGTCATGCAGGACATCGTGTACAAGCTGGTGCCTGGCTTGCAAGACA GTGAAGAGAAACGGATTCGGGAATTCTACCAGTCCCGAGGTTTGGACCGGGTCACCCAGCCCAGTGGGGAAG AGCCAGCACTGAGCAACCTTGGCCTCCCCTTCAGCAGCTTTGACCACTCTAAAGCCCACTACTATCGCTATGATGAGCAGCTGAACCTGTGCCTGGAgcggctgag TTCTGGCAAAGACAAGAATAAAAGCGTCCTGCAG aACAAGTATGTCCGATGTTCTGTTAGAGCCGAGGTACGCCATCTCCGGAGGGTCCTGTGTCACCGCTTGATGCTAAACCCTCAGCAT GTGCAGCTCCTTTTTGACAATGAAGTTCTCCCCGATCACATGACAATGAAGCAGATATGGCTCTCCCGCTGGTTCGGCAAG CCATCCCCTTTGCTTTTACAATACAGtgtgaaagagaagaggaggTAG